In Penaeus monodon isolate SGIC_2016 chromosome 15, NSTDA_Pmon_1, whole genome shotgun sequence, a genomic segment contains:
- the LOC119582149 gene encoding cuticle protein 19-like (The sequence of the model RefSeq protein was modified relative to this genomic sequence to represent the inferred CDS: added 20 bases not found in genome assembly), with translation MTKVALVIFSLAATAWAAPDDGYSYRSPAPIARQPQYLSAPARYNYQWGVNDQYSGNFYGQREQRNGDNTRGSYYVRLPDSRLMRVEYYVDATGYHPTITFEGEAQYPSTRGRTYAQPYARGK, from the exons ATGACTAAG GTAGCACTTGTAATCTTCTCTCTTGCGGCGACTGCGTGGGCTGCTCCTGACGACGGCTACAGCTACCGGTCACCAGCACCCATCGCTCGGCAACCCCAGTACCTGTCGGCGCCCGCCCGGTACAACTACCAGTGGGGCGTCAATGACCAGTACTCCGGCAATTTCTACGGGCAGAGGGAACAACGCAATGGTGATAATACTCGTGGGAG TTACTACGTTCGGTTGCCTGACTCTCGCCTCATGAGGGTCGAGTATTACGTCGACGCCACAGGTTACCATCCTACCATTACTTTCGAGGGGGAGGCTCAGTACCCAAGTACTCGTGGCAGGACGTATGCCCAGC